Proteins encoded together in one Numida meleagris isolate 19003 breed g44 Domestic line chromosome 17, NumMel1.0, whole genome shotgun sequence window:
- the USP36 gene encoding ubiquitin carboxyl-terminal hydrolase 36 isoform X1, whose protein sequence is MPGPAMPIVEKLREALKPGRREPSEDGELGRLLAASAKKVLLQRIEFEPASRGLSGQLELLRGKYRPLNAGTGPAAPRPPPPEGPSKKHGGDHGPGDGVPAPQKVLFPAERLSLKWERVQRVGAGLHNLGNTCFLNATLQCLTYTPPLACYLLSKEHSRACHQGGFCMMCIMQNHMIQAFANSGNAIKPVSFIRDLKKIARHFRFGSQEDAHEFLRYTIDAMQKACLSGCTRLDRQTQATTLVHQIFGGYLRSRVKCSLCKSVSDTYDPYLDVSLEIRQAANIVRALELFVKSDVLSGENAYMCARCKKKVPATKRFTIHRASNVLTLSLKRFANFSGGKITKDVGYPEFLNIRPYMSQNSGDPVMYGLYAVLVHSGYSCHAGHYYCYVKASNGQWYQMNDSLVHCSNIKVVLNQQAYVLFYLRIPGPRKGSEGPIAKATPGHSPVVSDQTKRTATNGPLPSPLLGRSPEALPGRKLSGPEEVGVPVARSTLGAGPKLPNGSAPPKPPTGSPSPKLPLRATQVTPSNDDTARKPKKPPSPQQPPAPKPSPGLCSPSAADPPQQSPGDSTQSPSSPSPGTPQRGSCSSAAPSPVHTAAGDAAKAAPKAKSGAGGLNPSQDTDCGTELPAGPEGSRLAKLKSAALEPGSTTSPPPAKKLALSAKKGSIPRRASGNDGRAQPAGLAFPTATAQPWPCGRPRLPSALPLPGPDTPAFSFTPSTAPRLPASPLTNGAHPSHHHPTCSGEHGPGPKSTKKKQRKQQQLKAGGSSHAMAVNGCNEGCSPPRKRRNIAPEVSVPGKEAAGTGREDLGPSVSPITEPISPLKKKKRKRRLQETEERSSGAQPLGSNRRADTEPWWTKQQQSPEPSKGESEHRKCKQRESLGSAASEQPAAVSAPAAVCTSENPASGGCRHRAAAPSTGAGTVPHSPERSVVEELLRNSLDKAYGKQVLTWEGEVSAVSRDAMRDAACARSETVIDEWDEEFDRGKVKKVKKLKRERRRHFNPFQQLQSKRNFWSVTHPAKVASLSYRL, encoded by the exons ATG cccggccccgcgATGCCGATCGTGGAGAAGCTGCGGGAGGCGCTGAAGCCGGGCCGCAGGGAGCCGAGCGAAGACGGGGAGCTGGGCCGGCTGCTGGCCGCCTCGGCCAAGAAGGTCCTGCTGCAGAGGATCGAGTTCGAGCCTGCCAGCCGCGGGCTGTCcgggcagctggagctgctgcggGGCAAGTACCGCCCGCTGAACGCCGGCACCGGGCCCGCCGCGCCCCGGCCGCCGCCCCCGGAGGGGCCCAGCAAGAAGCACG GAGGTGACCACGGTCCCGGGGATGGTGTCCCCGCGCCGCAGAAGGTGCTGTTCCCCGCCGAGCGGCTCTCCTTGAAGTGGGAGCGCGTGCAGCGGGTGGGCGCCGGGCTGCACAACCTGGGCAACACCTGCTTCCTCAACGCCACGCTGCAGTGCCTCACCTACACGCCGCCGCTCGCCTGCTACCTGCTGTCCAAGGAGCACAGCCGCGCCT GTCACCAAGGAGGCTTCTGCATGATGTGCATTATGCAGAACCACATGATCCAGGCTTTTGCCAACAGCGGCAATGCCATCAAGCCGGTGTCCTTCATCCGAGACCTCAAGA AGATCGCCCGGCACTTCCGCTTCGGCAGCCAGGAGGATGCACACGAGTTCCTGCGTTACACCATCGATGCCATGCAGAAGGCCTGCTTGAGCGGCTGCACCAG GCTGGATCGCCAGACCCAGGCCACCACGCTGGTTCACCAGATCTTTGGCGGCTACCTGCGGTCCCGtg tgaagTGCTCACTGTGTAAGAGTGTCTCGGACACCTACGACCCCTACCTGGATGTGTCCCTGGAGATCAGG CAAGCTGCGAACATCGTGCGGGCGCTGGAGCTGTTTGTGAAATCGGATGTGCTGAGTGGGGAGAATGCCTACATGTGTGCCAG GTGCAAGAAGAAGGTGCCAGCCACCAAACGCTTCACCATCCACCGAGCCTCCAACGTCCTCACACTCTCCCTGAAGCGTTTTGCCAACTTCAGCGGAGGCAAAATCACAAAG GACGTGGGCTACCCTGAGTTCCTGAACATCCGCCCCTACATGTCTCAGAACAGTGGTGATCCCGTCATGTATGGACTCTATGCAGTGCTGGTGCACTCGGGGTACAGCTGCCACGCGGGACACTACTACTGCTACGTGAAG GCCAGCAATGGGCAGTGGTACCAGATGAACGACTCCCTCGTGCACTGCAGCAACATCAAGGTGGTCCTCAACCAGCAGGCCTACGTGCTGTTCTACCTGAG GATCCCTGGTCCCAGGAAGGGCTCAGAGGGGCCAATTGCCAAAGCCACCCCCGGCCACTCGCCTGTTGTTTCTGATCAGACCAAGAGAACCGCAACCAACGGGCCCCTGCCATCACCGCTTCTGGGCCGG AGCCCTGAGGCGCTGCCAGGCAGGAAGCTGTCGGGGCCGGAGGAGGTTGGGGTGCCGGTGGCCCGCAGCACCCTGGGTGCGGGGCCAAAGCTGCCCAATGGTTCTGCACCGCCGAAGCCACCCACCGGGTCCCCATCACCCAAACTGCCCCTCAGAGCCACCCAGGTGACACCAAGCAATGATGACACAGCCCGAAAGCCCAAGAAACCGCCATCCCCACAGCAGCCTCCGGCACCAAAACCATCTCCGGGCCTGTGCAGCCCCAGCGCCGCAGATCcaccccagcagagccctggggacagcacGCAGTCCCCCAGCTCGCCCAGCCCCGGCACTCCACAGCGCGGCTCCTGCAGcagcgcagcccccagccccgtgcaCACCGCAGCGGGGGACGCAGCCAAAGCGGCCCCGAAGGCCAAGAGCGGGGCGGGCGGCCTCAACCCCTCTCAGGACACGGACTGTGGCACGGAGCTCCCCGCTGGCCCCGAGGGCTCCAGGCTGGCGAAGCTGAAATCTGCCGCGCTGGAGCCGGGCAGCACCACGTCACCGCCTCCAGCCAAGAAGCTGGCACTGTCTGCCAAGAAG GGCAGCATCCCGCGGAGGGCGAGCGGAAATGACGGCCGCGCGCAGCCTGCTGGCCTCGCCTTCCCCACGGCCACTGCCCAGCCCTGGCCCTGCGGCAGGCCCAG GCTGCCCTCCGCTCTCCCCCTGCCCGGCCCTGACACACCAGCCTTCAGCTtcacccccagcacagcccctcggCTCCCGGCCTCCCCCCTGACCAATGGGGCCCACCCCTCTCACCACCATCCCACCTGCAGCGGGGAGCACGGGCCTGGCCCTAAGTCCACCAAAAAGAAGCAGCGAAAGCAACAGCAGTTGAAAGCAGGAGGCAGCTCACATGCTATGGCTGTGAATGGCTGTAATGaaggctgcagccctcccagGAAGAGGAGGAACATCGCTCCTGAGGTCTCTGTCCCAGGGAAGGAGGCAGCTGGCACAGGCAGGGAGGATCTGGGCCCCAGTGTTTCCCCCATCACGGAGCCCATCTCCCCCctcaagaagaagaagaggaagagaaggctgcaggagacCGAGGAGCGCTCCTCTGGGGCGCAGCCCTTGGGCAG caACAGGAGGGCTGACACAGAGCCCTGGtggacaaagcagcagcagagccctgagcCCAGCAAGGGAGAGAGCGAGCATCGGAAGTGCAAGCAGAGGGAAAGCCTGGGCAGTGCGGCCTCGGAGCAGCCAGCCGCTGTCAGTGCCCCAG CAGCAGTGTGTACGTCGGAGAACCCAGCCAGCGGTGGGTGCAGGCACCGTGCAGCTGCCCCAAGCACTGGGGCTGgcacagtgccccacagcccagAGCGCAGTGTagtggaggagctgctgaggaacTCCTTGGACAAAGCTTACGGCAAGCAAG TCCTGACCTGGGAGGGTGAGGTGTCGGCCGTGAGCCGCGATGCCATGCGGGATGCAGCGTGTGCCCGCAGCGAGACCGTCATCGATGAGTGGGACGAGGAGTTCGACCGAGGGAAG gtgaaaaaggtgaaaaagctGAAGCGTGAGCGGAGGAGACACTTCAAtcctttccagcagctgcagagcaagcGCAACTTCTGGTCGGTGACGCATCCTGCCAAGGTGGCCAGCCTGAGCTACCGGCTGTGA
- the USP36 gene encoding ubiquitin carboxyl-terminal hydrolase 36 isoform X2, translated as MPGPAMPIVEKLREALKPGRREPSEDGELGRLLAASAKKVLLQRIEFEPASRGLSGQLELLRGKYRPLNAGTGPAAPRPPPPEGPSKKHGGDHGPGDGVPAPQKVLFPAERLSLKWERVQRVGAGLHNLGNTCFLNATLQCLTYTPPLACYLLSKEHSRACHQGGFCMMCIMQNHMIQAFANSGNAIKPVSFIRDLKKIARHFRFGSQEDAHEFLRYTIDAMQKACLSGCTRLDRQTQATTLVHQIFGGYLRSRVKCSLCKSVSDTYDPYLDVSLEIRQAANIVRALELFVKSDVLSGENAYMCARCKKKVPATKRFTIHRASNVLTLSLKRFANFSGGKITKDVGYPEFLNIRPYMSQNSGDPVMYGLYAVLVHSGYSCHAGHYYCYVKASNGQWYQMNDSLVHCSNIKVVLNQQAYVLFYLRIPGPRKGSEGPIAKATPGHSPVVSDQTKRTATNGPLPSPLLGRSPEALPGRKLSGPEEVGVPVARSTLGAGPKLPNGSAPPKPPTGSPSPKLPLRATQVTPSNDDTARKPKKPPSPQQPPAPKPSPGLCSPSAADPPQQSPGDSTQSPSSPSPGTPQRGSCSSAAPSPVHTAAGDAAKAAPKAKSGAGGLNPSQDTDCGTELPAGPEGSRLAKLKSAALEPGSTTSPPPAKKLALSAKKGSIPRRASGNDGRAQPAGLAFPTATAQPWPCGRPRLPSALPLPGPDTPAFSFTPSTAPRLPASPLTNGAHPSHHHPTCSGEHGPGPKSTKKKQRKQQQLKAGGSSHAMAVNGCNEGCSPPRKRRNIAPEVSVPGKEAAGTGREDLGPSVSPITEPISPLKKKKRKRRLQETEERSSGAQPLGSNRRADTEPWWTKQQQSPEPSKGESEHRKCKQRESLGSAASEQPAAVSAPAVCTSENPASGGCRHRAAAPSTGAGTVPHSPERSVVEELLRNSLDKAYGKQVLTWEGEVSAVSRDAMRDAACARSETVIDEWDEEFDRGKVKKVKKLKRERRRHFNPFQQLQSKRNFWSVTHPAKVASLSYRL; from the exons ATG cccggccccgcgATGCCGATCGTGGAGAAGCTGCGGGAGGCGCTGAAGCCGGGCCGCAGGGAGCCGAGCGAAGACGGGGAGCTGGGCCGGCTGCTGGCCGCCTCGGCCAAGAAGGTCCTGCTGCAGAGGATCGAGTTCGAGCCTGCCAGCCGCGGGCTGTCcgggcagctggagctgctgcggGGCAAGTACCGCCCGCTGAACGCCGGCACCGGGCCCGCCGCGCCCCGGCCGCCGCCCCCGGAGGGGCCCAGCAAGAAGCACG GAGGTGACCACGGTCCCGGGGATGGTGTCCCCGCGCCGCAGAAGGTGCTGTTCCCCGCCGAGCGGCTCTCCTTGAAGTGGGAGCGCGTGCAGCGGGTGGGCGCCGGGCTGCACAACCTGGGCAACACCTGCTTCCTCAACGCCACGCTGCAGTGCCTCACCTACACGCCGCCGCTCGCCTGCTACCTGCTGTCCAAGGAGCACAGCCGCGCCT GTCACCAAGGAGGCTTCTGCATGATGTGCATTATGCAGAACCACATGATCCAGGCTTTTGCCAACAGCGGCAATGCCATCAAGCCGGTGTCCTTCATCCGAGACCTCAAGA AGATCGCCCGGCACTTCCGCTTCGGCAGCCAGGAGGATGCACACGAGTTCCTGCGTTACACCATCGATGCCATGCAGAAGGCCTGCTTGAGCGGCTGCACCAG GCTGGATCGCCAGACCCAGGCCACCACGCTGGTTCACCAGATCTTTGGCGGCTACCTGCGGTCCCGtg tgaagTGCTCACTGTGTAAGAGTGTCTCGGACACCTACGACCCCTACCTGGATGTGTCCCTGGAGATCAGG CAAGCTGCGAACATCGTGCGGGCGCTGGAGCTGTTTGTGAAATCGGATGTGCTGAGTGGGGAGAATGCCTACATGTGTGCCAG GTGCAAGAAGAAGGTGCCAGCCACCAAACGCTTCACCATCCACCGAGCCTCCAACGTCCTCACACTCTCCCTGAAGCGTTTTGCCAACTTCAGCGGAGGCAAAATCACAAAG GACGTGGGCTACCCTGAGTTCCTGAACATCCGCCCCTACATGTCTCAGAACAGTGGTGATCCCGTCATGTATGGACTCTATGCAGTGCTGGTGCACTCGGGGTACAGCTGCCACGCGGGACACTACTACTGCTACGTGAAG GCCAGCAATGGGCAGTGGTACCAGATGAACGACTCCCTCGTGCACTGCAGCAACATCAAGGTGGTCCTCAACCAGCAGGCCTACGTGCTGTTCTACCTGAG GATCCCTGGTCCCAGGAAGGGCTCAGAGGGGCCAATTGCCAAAGCCACCCCCGGCCACTCGCCTGTTGTTTCTGATCAGACCAAGAGAACCGCAACCAACGGGCCCCTGCCATCACCGCTTCTGGGCCGG AGCCCTGAGGCGCTGCCAGGCAGGAAGCTGTCGGGGCCGGAGGAGGTTGGGGTGCCGGTGGCCCGCAGCACCCTGGGTGCGGGGCCAAAGCTGCCCAATGGTTCTGCACCGCCGAAGCCACCCACCGGGTCCCCATCACCCAAACTGCCCCTCAGAGCCACCCAGGTGACACCAAGCAATGATGACACAGCCCGAAAGCCCAAGAAACCGCCATCCCCACAGCAGCCTCCGGCACCAAAACCATCTCCGGGCCTGTGCAGCCCCAGCGCCGCAGATCcaccccagcagagccctggggacagcacGCAGTCCCCCAGCTCGCCCAGCCCCGGCACTCCACAGCGCGGCTCCTGCAGcagcgcagcccccagccccgtgcaCACCGCAGCGGGGGACGCAGCCAAAGCGGCCCCGAAGGCCAAGAGCGGGGCGGGCGGCCTCAACCCCTCTCAGGACACGGACTGTGGCACGGAGCTCCCCGCTGGCCCCGAGGGCTCCAGGCTGGCGAAGCTGAAATCTGCCGCGCTGGAGCCGGGCAGCACCACGTCACCGCCTCCAGCCAAGAAGCTGGCACTGTCTGCCAAGAAG GGCAGCATCCCGCGGAGGGCGAGCGGAAATGACGGCCGCGCGCAGCCTGCTGGCCTCGCCTTCCCCACGGCCACTGCCCAGCCCTGGCCCTGCGGCAGGCCCAG GCTGCCCTCCGCTCTCCCCCTGCCCGGCCCTGACACACCAGCCTTCAGCTtcacccccagcacagcccctcggCTCCCGGCCTCCCCCCTGACCAATGGGGCCCACCCCTCTCACCACCATCCCACCTGCAGCGGGGAGCACGGGCCTGGCCCTAAGTCCACCAAAAAGAAGCAGCGAAAGCAACAGCAGTTGAAAGCAGGAGGCAGCTCACATGCTATGGCTGTGAATGGCTGTAATGaaggctgcagccctcccagGAAGAGGAGGAACATCGCTCCTGAGGTCTCTGTCCCAGGGAAGGAGGCAGCTGGCACAGGCAGGGAGGATCTGGGCCCCAGTGTTTCCCCCATCACGGAGCCCATCTCCCCCctcaagaagaagaagaggaagagaaggctgcaggagacCGAGGAGCGCTCCTCTGGGGCGCAGCCCTTGGGCAG caACAGGAGGGCTGACACAGAGCCCTGGtggacaaagcagcagcagagccctgagcCCAGCAAGGGAGAGAGCGAGCATCGGAAGTGCAAGCAGAGGGAAAGCCTGGGCAGTGCGGCCTCGGAGCAGCCAGCCGCTGTCAGTGCCCCAG CAGTGTGTACGTCGGAGAACCCAGCCAGCGGTGGGTGCAGGCACCGTGCAGCTGCCCCAAGCACTGGGGCTGgcacagtgccccacagcccagAGCGCAGTGTagtggaggagctgctgaggaacTCCTTGGACAAAGCTTACGGCAAGCAAG TCCTGACCTGGGAGGGTGAGGTGTCGGCCGTGAGCCGCGATGCCATGCGGGATGCAGCGTGTGCCCGCAGCGAGACCGTCATCGATGAGTGGGACGAGGAGTTCGACCGAGGGAAG gtgaaaaaggtgaaaaagctGAAGCGTGAGCGGAGGAGACACTTCAAtcctttccagcagctgcagagcaagcGCAACTTCTGGTCGGTGACGCATCCTGCCAAGGTGGCCAGCCTGAGCTACCGGCTGTGA
- the TIMP2 gene encoding metalloproteinase inhibitor 2 has protein sequence MAMQSCSCATGTHAEGLGCQLRLGQSWGWGGCARAPSTRPSPHPSPAVIRAKAVSAKEVDSGNDIYGNPIKRIQYEVKQIKMFKGPDQDIEFIYTAPSTAVCGQPLDTGGKKEYLIAGKSEGDGKMHITLCDLVATWDSLSPTQKKSLNQRYQMGCECKISRCLSIPCFVSSSDECLWTDWAMEKIVGGRQAKHYACIKRSDGSCAWYRGMAPPKQEFLDIEDP, from the exons ATGGcgatgcagagctgcagctgtgcgACAG GGACACATGCTGAAGGGCTGGGCTGTCAGCTgaggctggggcagagctggggctgggggggctgtgcTCGTGCCCCCAGCACCCGCCCATCTCCACACCCATCCCCTGCAGTGATCCGAGCAAAGGCCGTCTCTGCGAAGGAGGTGGATTCGGGGAACGACATTTACGGGAACCCCATCAAGCGAATCCAGTACGAAGTGAAGCAGATCAAG ATGTTTAAGGGCCCTGACCAGGACATCGAGTTCATCTACACGGCGCCGTCCACAGCGGTGTGCGGGCAGCCGCTGGACACGGGCGGCAAGAAGGAATACCTGATCGCAG GCAAATCCGAGGGCGATGGCAAGATGCATATCACACTGTGCGACCTGGTCGCCACCTGGGACTCGCTGAGCCCCACTCAGAAGAAGAGCCTCAACCAGCGGTACCAGATGGGCTGCGAGTGCAAG ATCTCGCGCTGCCTCTCCATCCCGTGCTTCGTCTCCTCCTCGGACGAGTGCCTCTGGACAGACTGGGCGATGGAGAAGATCGTGGGCGGGCGGCAGGCCAAGCACTACGCCTGCATCAAGAGGAGCGACGGCTCGTGCGCCTGGTACCGCGGCATGGCCCCCCCGAAGCAGGAGTTTCTCGACATCGAGGACCCCTAA
- the USP36 gene encoding ubiquitin carboxyl-terminal hydrolase 36 isoform X3 produces MPIVEKLREALKPGRREPSEDGELGRLLAASAKKVLLQRIEFEPASRGLSGQLELLRGKYRPLNAGTGPAAPRPPPPEGPSKKHGGDHGPGDGVPAPQKVLFPAERLSLKWERVQRVGAGLHNLGNTCFLNATLQCLTYTPPLACYLLSKEHSRACHQGGFCMMCIMQNHMIQAFANSGNAIKPVSFIRDLKKIARHFRFGSQEDAHEFLRYTIDAMQKACLSGCTRLDRQTQATTLVHQIFGGYLRSRVKCSLCKSVSDTYDPYLDVSLEIRQAANIVRALELFVKSDVLSGENAYMCARCKKKVPATKRFTIHRASNVLTLSLKRFANFSGGKITKDVGYPEFLNIRPYMSQNSGDPVMYGLYAVLVHSGYSCHAGHYYCYVKASNGQWYQMNDSLVHCSNIKVVLNQQAYVLFYLRIPGPRKGSEGPIAKATPGHSPVVSDQTKRTATNGPLPSPLLGRSPEALPGRKLSGPEEVGVPVARSTLGAGPKLPNGSAPPKPPTGSPSPKLPLRATQVTPSNDDTARKPKKPPSPQQPPAPKPSPGLCSPSAADPPQQSPGDSTQSPSSPSPGTPQRGSCSSAAPSPVHTAAGDAAKAAPKAKSGAGGLNPSQDTDCGTELPAGPEGSRLAKLKSAALEPGSTTSPPPAKKLALSAKKGSIPRRASGNDGRAQPAGLAFPTATAQPWPCGRPRLPSALPLPGPDTPAFSFTPSTAPRLPASPLTNGAHPSHHHPTCSGEHGPGPKSTKKKQRKQQQLKAGGSSHAMAVNGCNEGCSPPRKRRNIAPEVSVPGKEAAGTGREDLGPSVSPITEPISPLKKKKRKRRLQETEERSSGAQPLGSNRRADTEPWWTKQQQSPEPSKGESEHRKCKQRESLGSAASEQPAAVSAPAAVCTSENPASGGCRHRAAAPSTGAGTVPHSPERSVVEELLRNSLDKAYGKQVLTWEGEVSAVSRDAMRDAACARSETVIDEWDEEFDRGKVKKVKKLKRERRRHFNPFQQLQSKRNFWSVTHPAKVASLSYRL; encoded by the exons ATGCCGATCGTGGAGAAGCTGCGGGAGGCGCTGAAGCCGGGCCGCAGGGAGCCGAGCGAAGACGGGGAGCTGGGCCGGCTGCTGGCCGCCTCGGCCAAGAAGGTCCTGCTGCAGAGGATCGAGTTCGAGCCTGCCAGCCGCGGGCTGTCcgggcagctggagctgctgcggGGCAAGTACCGCCCGCTGAACGCCGGCACCGGGCCCGCCGCGCCCCGGCCGCCGCCCCCGGAGGGGCCCAGCAAGAAGCACG GAGGTGACCACGGTCCCGGGGATGGTGTCCCCGCGCCGCAGAAGGTGCTGTTCCCCGCCGAGCGGCTCTCCTTGAAGTGGGAGCGCGTGCAGCGGGTGGGCGCCGGGCTGCACAACCTGGGCAACACCTGCTTCCTCAACGCCACGCTGCAGTGCCTCACCTACACGCCGCCGCTCGCCTGCTACCTGCTGTCCAAGGAGCACAGCCGCGCCT GTCACCAAGGAGGCTTCTGCATGATGTGCATTATGCAGAACCACATGATCCAGGCTTTTGCCAACAGCGGCAATGCCATCAAGCCGGTGTCCTTCATCCGAGACCTCAAGA AGATCGCCCGGCACTTCCGCTTCGGCAGCCAGGAGGATGCACACGAGTTCCTGCGTTACACCATCGATGCCATGCAGAAGGCCTGCTTGAGCGGCTGCACCAG GCTGGATCGCCAGACCCAGGCCACCACGCTGGTTCACCAGATCTTTGGCGGCTACCTGCGGTCCCGtg tgaagTGCTCACTGTGTAAGAGTGTCTCGGACACCTACGACCCCTACCTGGATGTGTCCCTGGAGATCAGG CAAGCTGCGAACATCGTGCGGGCGCTGGAGCTGTTTGTGAAATCGGATGTGCTGAGTGGGGAGAATGCCTACATGTGTGCCAG GTGCAAGAAGAAGGTGCCAGCCACCAAACGCTTCACCATCCACCGAGCCTCCAACGTCCTCACACTCTCCCTGAAGCGTTTTGCCAACTTCAGCGGAGGCAAAATCACAAAG GACGTGGGCTACCCTGAGTTCCTGAACATCCGCCCCTACATGTCTCAGAACAGTGGTGATCCCGTCATGTATGGACTCTATGCAGTGCTGGTGCACTCGGGGTACAGCTGCCACGCGGGACACTACTACTGCTACGTGAAG GCCAGCAATGGGCAGTGGTACCAGATGAACGACTCCCTCGTGCACTGCAGCAACATCAAGGTGGTCCTCAACCAGCAGGCCTACGTGCTGTTCTACCTGAG GATCCCTGGTCCCAGGAAGGGCTCAGAGGGGCCAATTGCCAAAGCCACCCCCGGCCACTCGCCTGTTGTTTCTGATCAGACCAAGAGAACCGCAACCAACGGGCCCCTGCCATCACCGCTTCTGGGCCGG AGCCCTGAGGCGCTGCCAGGCAGGAAGCTGTCGGGGCCGGAGGAGGTTGGGGTGCCGGTGGCCCGCAGCACCCTGGGTGCGGGGCCAAAGCTGCCCAATGGTTCTGCACCGCCGAAGCCACCCACCGGGTCCCCATCACCCAAACTGCCCCTCAGAGCCACCCAGGTGACACCAAGCAATGATGACACAGCCCGAAAGCCCAAGAAACCGCCATCCCCACAGCAGCCTCCGGCACCAAAACCATCTCCGGGCCTGTGCAGCCCCAGCGCCGCAGATCcaccccagcagagccctggggacagcacGCAGTCCCCCAGCTCGCCCAGCCCCGGCACTCCACAGCGCGGCTCCTGCAGcagcgcagcccccagccccgtgcaCACCGCAGCGGGGGACGCAGCCAAAGCGGCCCCGAAGGCCAAGAGCGGGGCGGGCGGCCTCAACCCCTCTCAGGACACGGACTGTGGCACGGAGCTCCCCGCTGGCCCCGAGGGCTCCAGGCTGGCGAAGCTGAAATCTGCCGCGCTGGAGCCGGGCAGCACCACGTCACCGCCTCCAGCCAAGAAGCTGGCACTGTCTGCCAAGAAG GGCAGCATCCCGCGGAGGGCGAGCGGAAATGACGGCCGCGCGCAGCCTGCTGGCCTCGCCTTCCCCACGGCCACTGCCCAGCCCTGGCCCTGCGGCAGGCCCAG GCTGCCCTCCGCTCTCCCCCTGCCCGGCCCTGACACACCAGCCTTCAGCTtcacccccagcacagcccctcggCTCCCGGCCTCCCCCCTGACCAATGGGGCCCACCCCTCTCACCACCATCCCACCTGCAGCGGGGAGCACGGGCCTGGCCCTAAGTCCACCAAAAAGAAGCAGCGAAAGCAACAGCAGTTGAAAGCAGGAGGCAGCTCACATGCTATGGCTGTGAATGGCTGTAATGaaggctgcagccctcccagGAAGAGGAGGAACATCGCTCCTGAGGTCTCTGTCCCAGGGAAGGAGGCAGCTGGCACAGGCAGGGAGGATCTGGGCCCCAGTGTTTCCCCCATCACGGAGCCCATCTCCCCCctcaagaagaagaagaggaagagaaggctgcaggagacCGAGGAGCGCTCCTCTGGGGCGCAGCCCTTGGGCAG caACAGGAGGGCTGACACAGAGCCCTGGtggacaaagcagcagcagagccctgagcCCAGCAAGGGAGAGAGCGAGCATCGGAAGTGCAAGCAGAGGGAAAGCCTGGGCAGTGCGGCCTCGGAGCAGCCAGCCGCTGTCAGTGCCCCAG CAGCAGTGTGTACGTCGGAGAACCCAGCCAGCGGTGGGTGCAGGCACCGTGCAGCTGCCCCAAGCACTGGGGCTGgcacagtgccccacagcccagAGCGCAGTGTagtggaggagctgctgaggaacTCCTTGGACAAAGCTTACGGCAAGCAAG TCCTGACCTGGGAGGGTGAGGTGTCGGCCGTGAGCCGCGATGCCATGCGGGATGCAGCGTGTGCCCGCAGCGAGACCGTCATCGATGAGTGGGACGAGGAGTTCGACCGAGGGAAG gtgaaaaaggtgaaaaagctGAAGCGTGAGCGGAGGAGACACTTCAAtcctttccagcagctgcagagcaagcGCAACTTCTGGTCGGTGACGCATCCTGCCAAGGTGGCCAGCCTGAGCTACCGGCTGTGA